Proteins from a single region of Meriones unguiculatus strain TT.TT164.6M chromosome 21, Bangor_MerUng_6.1, whole genome shotgun sequence:
- the LOC110549546 gene encoding hyaluronidase PH-20-like, producing MGRLLLKHLFLGSFVESGGAFQTVLIFLLIPCSLTVDYRAAPIIKDATFLWVWNAPTEACIGNFTHSLDLSLFSLIGSPRKTVTGQPVTMFYFDGLGKYPHINKKREDVFGGIPQLGNLKDHLDKAKIDIEQYIPVNKLGLAVINWEEWSPIWGRNLIPKDIYKNKSIELVKTQNPGIDILEATIKAKQQFEEAGKKFMDETLKLGKKLRPKYLWGFYQFPDCYNNKYVHSDYDGKCPDMEKDKNNDLKWLWKESTALFPSTYLTNELQLSPKAKLYNRYRILESLRVSKMSRENNPLPVFLYMGLVFTDLQWEFFSRVDLVNTIGEAVALGTSGIIIWDTPSLAQRATGCPRLHKYMEKTLKPYMINITLAAKICSQTLCNHEGMCTRKDVNSDHYIQLNPSHIRIKILENGKFELNGNLTVGDLKYFAKHFKCSCYPNMNCKERLDIEKVENITVCTDNAICISTHVEPSPAFYLLPEKSLLFLTAVTHILYHLLQEPSHFLRKFSDEVYDCSFKFCVLGVHLKTLIGKTFDSTQYFGVQCTLTFHAICVFVIILGQMYLGISQNVQARLCLKHDQHTVLLSPRKLRGTLYQLPSYRGHEYAVCDDLIFTV from the exons ATGGGAAGGTTGCTACTTAAGCACCTCTTTTTGGGGAGCTTTGTTGAGTCTGGGGGAGCATTCCAGACAGTGTTAATCTTCCTTCTGATTCCATGTTCTTTGACTGTGGATTATAGAGCAGCACCCATTATAAAAGATGCAACTTTCCTTTGGGTCTGGAATGCCCCAACTGAAGCCTGCATTGGAAACTTTACTCACTCACTGGATCTGAGCCTCTTTTCTTTAATTGGAAGCCCCAGGAAAACTGTCACAGGGCAGCCTGTCACCATGTTTTATTTTGACGGACTTGGAAAATATCCTCACataaataagaaaagagaagatgTGTTTGGAGGAATACCTCAGTTGGGTAATCTGAAAGATCATTTGGACAAAGCTAAGATTGACATAGAGCAGTATATTCCAGTAAACAAATTAGGCTTAGCTGTCATTAACTGGGAAGAATGGAGTCCCATCTGGGGACGAAACTTGATACCCAAGGACATTTATAAGAATAAGtctatagagttggtgaagaccCAAAATCCAGGAATAGACATTCTAGAAGCCACTATTAAAGCCAAACAACAATTTGAAGAGGCGGGGAAAAAGTTCATGGATGAGACATTAAAATTGGGGAAAAAACTTCGGCCAAAATACTTATGGGGTTTTTATCAGTTCCCTGAttgttataataataaatatgtacattCAGACTATGATGGAAAATGCCCTGATATGGAAAAGGACAAAAATAATGATCTTAAGTGGTTATGGAAAGAAAGCACCGCTCTTTTCCCATCCACCTATTTGACCAACGAATTGCAGCTTTCTCCAAAGGCAAAGCTCTACAACCGCTACCGTATATTGGAAAGCCTCAGAGTTTCCAAAATGTCCAGAGAAAATAATCCACTTCCTGTTTTTCTGTATATGGGCCTTGTTTTCACTGACCTTCAATGGGAATTCTTTTCTCGG GTTGACCTTGTGAATACCATTGGTGAAGCCGTTGCTCTGGGAACCAGTGGAATTATAATATGGGATACTCCATCTCTAGCACAACGTGCA ACAGGTTGTCCACGCCTACATAAATACATGGAGAAAACCCTGAAACCATACATGATCAACATCACCCTCGCAGCTAAAATCTGCAGCCAAACACTTTGCAATCATGAAGGCATGTGTACAAGAAAAGACGTGAATTCAGATCACTATATTCAGTTGAATCCAAGTCACATACGCATTAAGATATTGGAAAATGGAAAATTTGAACTAAATGGCAACCTGACAGTTGGAGACTTGAAGTACTTTGCTAAGCATTTTAAATGCAGCTGTTACCCAAACATGAATTGTAAGGAGAGACTTGATATCGAAAAGGTGGAAAATATTACGGTGTGCACTGACAACGCGATCTGTATAAGTACTCACGTAGAACCCAGCCCAGCATTCTACCTTCTCCCCGAAAAGAGCCTCCTCTTCCTTACAGCCGTCACTCACATTCTCTACCATCTACTCCAGGAGCCTTCACATTTCTTAAGGAAG TTCTCCGATGAAGTTTATGATTgctcttttaaattctgtgttcTGGGGGTTCATTTAAAAACTCTCATTGGGAAAACTTTCGACAGTACCCAGTATTTTGGGGTGCAATGTACTTTGACCTTCCATGCTATTTGTGTATTTGTGATTATACTTGGGCAGATGTACCTGGgcatatcacagaatgtgcaggCTCGGTTGTGCCTGAAG CATGATCAACATACGGTGCTCTTGTCCCCGAGGAAACTGCGAGGAACTCTTTATCAGTTGCCATCTTACCGAGGCCACGAGTACGCTGTTTGTGATGATTTGATTTTTACTGTGTGA